From Streptomyces sp. NBC_01754, a single genomic window includes:
- a CDS encoding acyl-CoA carboxylase subunit epsilon, producing MTAATPSPAPAPRSEVFLSVEKGTANPEELAAVTAVLLARSKAGVSSPPPKSATAVGWSRPERSLGYRPPHSWQN from the coding sequence ATGACCGCCGCCACCCCGTCCCCTGCTCCCGCCCCACGGAGCGAGGTGTTCCTCAGCGTGGAGAAGGGCACCGCGAATCCCGAGGAACTCGCCGCCGTGACAGCCGTTCTGCTCGCCCGTTCCAAGGCCGGCGTCTCCTCCCCGCCCCCGAAGAGCGCTACCGCCGTCGGCTGGAGCCGTCCCGAGCGGTCCCTCGGCTACCGGCCTCCGCATTCCTGGCAGAACTGA
- the rplM gene encoding 50S ribosomal protein L13, whose protein sequence is MRTYSPKPGDVTRQWHIIDAEDIVLGRLATTAANLLRGKHKAIYAPHMDMGDFVIIINADKVHLSGNKKTQKMAYRHSGFPGGLRSVRYDELLSKSPEKAVEKAIKGMIPKNTLGRQMLSKLKVYAGDQHPHAAQQPVPFEITQVAQ, encoded by the coding sequence GTGCGTACGTACAGCCCCAAGCCCGGCGATGTGACGCGCCAGTGGCACATCATCGACGCCGAGGACATCGTCCTCGGCCGTCTGGCCACCACGGCCGCGAACCTCCTCCGGGGTAAGCACAAGGCGATCTACGCCCCCCACATGGACATGGGCGATTTCGTCATCATCATCAACGCCGACAAGGTCCACCTGTCCGGCAACAAGAAGACCCAGAAGATGGCGTACCGCCACTCCGGTTTCCCGGGCGGTCTGCGCTCCGTGCGCTACGACGAGCTGCTCTCCAAGAGCCCGGAGAAGGCCGTCGAGAAGGCCATCAAGGGCATGATCCCCAAGAACACCCTGGGTCGCCAGATGCTCTCGAAGCTGAAGGTCTACGCGGGCGACCAGCACCCGCACGCTGCGCAGCAGCCGGTCCCGTTCGAGATCACCCAGGTCGCGCAGTAG
- a CDS encoding DUF389 domain-containing protein, with translation MLHLRLIVPADRTGEVVELLERTAGTAHLAVLTGAAVSPAGDVVLCDVAREAGDELIDALRGLGLDRSGAITAESMDLTLSAYADEAERQAPGAGADAVLWEELTEVTHEESVFSATYVAFLGVAVMLAACGVMLDNVILIVGAMAVGPEFGPLAGVSTALVQRAPRLVATSLWALVGGFAVAMALTAGFARLMDALGLFHAGMITAHRPATGFIWHPDGLSFVVALLAGVAGTLSLTSAKSGALIGVAISVTTVPAAANAAVAFSYQDLTQAWGSTEQLLANLGGIVLAGTLTLLVQKALWSLQRRTDPAVKPGPSR, from the coding sequence GTGCTCCATCTGCGCCTCATCGTGCCCGCCGACCGCACCGGCGAGGTCGTGGAACTGCTGGAGCGGACGGCCGGCACCGCCCACCTCGCGGTCCTGACCGGCGCCGCCGTCAGCCCGGCCGGGGACGTGGTCCTGTGCGACGTGGCGCGTGAGGCGGGTGACGAGCTGATCGACGCGCTGCGCGGGCTGGGCCTCGACCGGTCGGGCGCGATCACCGCCGAGTCCATGGACCTCACCCTGTCGGCGTACGCGGACGAGGCGGAACGGCAGGCGCCCGGGGCCGGCGCGGACGCGGTGCTGTGGGAGGAGCTCACCGAGGTCACGCACGAGGAGTCGGTCTTCAGCGCCACCTATGTCGCCTTCCTCGGCGTCGCGGTGATGCTGGCCGCCTGCGGGGTGATGCTCGACAACGTGATCCTGATCGTCGGCGCGATGGCGGTGGGCCCGGAGTTCGGGCCGCTGGCCGGGGTCTCGACGGCCCTGGTGCAGCGCGCCCCGCGGCTGGTCGCCACGTCCCTGTGGGCGCTGGTCGGCGGGTTCGCCGTCGCGATGGCGCTGACGGCCGGGTTCGCCCGGCTGATGGACGCCCTCGGGCTGTTCCACGCCGGCATGATCACGGCGCACCGGCCCGCCACCGGGTTCATCTGGCATCCGGACGGGCTCTCGTTCGTGGTGGCGCTCCTGGCGGGCGTGGCCGGGACGCTCTCGCTGACCTCCGCCAAGTCCGGGGCGCTGATCGGCGTGGCCATCTCCGTGACGACGGTGCCGGCCGCCGCCAACGCCGCCGTGGCCTTCAGCTACCAGGACCTCACGCAGGCCTGGGGGTCCACCGAGCAGCTGCTGGCCAACCTCGGAGGGATCGTCCTGGCGGGGACGCTGACGCTGCTCGTGCAGAAGGCGCTGTGGAGCCTGCAACGCCGGACGGACCCGGCCGTGAAGCCGGGTCCGTCCAGGTGA
- a CDS encoding ABC-F family ATP-binding cassette domain-containing protein, whose protein sequence is MGHLEAGHLEYYLPDGRVLLGDASFRVADGAVVALVGANGAGKTTLLKLLAGELQPHGGSVSVSGGLGVMAQFVGSVRDERTVYDLLVSVAQPRIREAARAVDAAEERILTVDDEAAQMAYAQALSDWAEARGYEAETLWDICTTAALGVPYEKARWREVRTLSGGEQKRLVLEALLRGPDEVLLLDEPDNYLDVPGKRWLEERLKETRKTVLFVSHDRELLSRAAEKIVSVEPSPAGSDVWVHGGGFETYHQARRERFARFEELLRRWEEEHARLKALVLRMRQQAANSPDMANRYHAMQTRFKKFEEAGPPPEPPREQDIRMRLRGGRTGVRAVTCAGLELTGLMKPFDLEIYYGERVAVLGSNGSGKSHFLRLLAGEPVAHTGEWKLGARVVPGHFAQTHAHPELLGRTLVEILWTEQAKDRGGAMSVLRRYELERQGDQAFERLSGGQQARFQILLLELAGTTALLLDEPTDNLDLESAEALQDGLEVYDGTVMAVTHDRWFAKSFDRFLVFGSDGVVRETSEPVWDERRVRRAR, encoded by the coding sequence ATGGGACATCTTGAAGCGGGCCATCTGGAGTACTACCTGCCGGACGGGCGGGTGCTGCTCGGCGACGCCTCGTTCCGAGTGGCGGACGGGGCGGTGGTCGCCCTGGTCGGGGCGAACGGAGCGGGCAAGACGACGCTCCTGAAGCTGCTCGCCGGGGAACTCCAGCCGCACGGCGGCTCGGTGTCGGTGAGCGGCGGGCTGGGGGTGATGGCGCAGTTCGTGGGTTCCGTACGGGACGAGCGGACCGTGTACGACCTGCTGGTGTCCGTGGCGCAGCCGCGCATCCGGGAGGCGGCGAGGGCCGTGGACGCGGCCGAGGAGCGCATCCTCACCGTGGACGACGAGGCCGCGCAGATGGCGTACGCGCAGGCGCTCAGCGACTGGGCCGAGGCGCGGGGGTACGAGGCCGAGACGCTCTGGGACATCTGCACCACCGCCGCGCTCGGCGTCCCGTACGAGAAGGCGCGGTGGCGCGAGGTGCGCACGCTCAGCGGGGGCGAGCAGAAGCGGCTCGTCCTGGAGGCGCTGCTGCGGGGCCCGGACGAGGTGCTGCTGCTGGACGAGCCGGACAACTACCTGGACGTGCCCGGCAAGCGCTGGCTGGAGGAGAGGCTCAAGGAGACCCGTAAGACGGTCCTGTTCGTCTCCCACGACCGGGAGCTGCTGTCGCGGGCCGCCGAGAAGATCGTGAGCGTGGAGCCGAGCCCGGCCGGTTCGGACGTCTGGGTGCACGGCGGCGGGTTCGAGACCTACCACCAGGCCCGCAGGGAGCGGTTCGCGCGCTTCGAGGAGCTGCTGCGGCGCTGGGAGGAGGAGCACGCCCGGCTGAAGGCGCTCGTCCTGCGGATGCGGCAGCAGGCGGCGAACAGCCCCGACATGGCGAACCGCTACCACGCGATGCAGACCCGCTTCAAGAAGTTCGAGGAGGCGGGACCGCCGCCCGAGCCGCCGCGCGAGCAGGACATCAGGATGCGGCTGCGCGGCGGACGGACCGGGGTGCGGGCGGTGACCTGCGCGGGTCTGGAGCTGACCGGCCTGATGAAGCCGTTCGACCTGGAGATCTACTACGGCGAACGTGTCGCGGTCCTCGGCTCCAACGGCTCGGGCAAGTCGCACTTCCTGCGGCTGCTCGCCGGGGAGCCGGTCGCGCACACGGGGGAGTGGAAGCTCGGCGCCCGGGTGGTGCCCGGCCACTTCGCCCAGACCCACGCCCACCCGGAGCTCCTCGGCAGGACGCTGGTCGAGATCCTGTGGACCGAGCAGGCCAAGGACCGGGGCGGCGCGATGTCCGTGCTGCGCCGGTACGAGCTGGAGCGCCAGGGCGACCAGGCCTTCGAGAGGCTGTCCGGCGGGCAGCAGGCCCGTTTCCAGATCCTGCTGCTGGAGCTGGCCGGCACCACCGCGCTGCTGCTGGACGAGCCGACGGACAACCTGGACCTGGAGTCGGCCGAGGCCCTTCAGGACGGGCTGGAGGTGTACGACGGCACGGTGATGGCCGTCACGCACGACCGCTGGTTCGCGAAGTCCTTCGACCGGTTCCTGGTCTTCGGGTCGGACGGGGTGGTGCGGGAGACCTCGGAGCCGGTCTGGGACGAGCGCAGGGTGCGGCGAGCCAGGTGA
- the glmM gene encoding phosphoglucosamine mutase, producing the protein MGRLFGTDGVRGVANADLTAELALGLSVAAAHVLAEAGTFEGHRATAVVGRDPRASGEFMEAAVVAGLASAGVDVLRVGVLPTPAVAYLTGALGADIGVMLSASHNAMPDNGVKFFARGGHKLADELEDRIEAVYEQHRTGEPWSRPTGAGVGRVTDYTEGFDRYVAHLIGVLPNRLDGLKVVLDEAHGAAARVSPEAFARAGAEVVTIGAEPDGLNINDGCGSTHLEMLRAAVVEHGADLGIAHDGDADRCLAVDATGEEIDGDQILAVLAVAMRESGQLRKDTVVGTVMSNLGFKTAMEREGIRLVQTAVGDRYVLEAMKAEGYALGGEQSGHVIVLDHATTGDGTLTGLMLAARVAATGRTLADLAGVMRRLPQVLVNVRDVDKSRVATSPEVAAAVTQAERDLGDTGRVLLRKSGTEPLVRVMVEAADIEQARAVAGQLADVVKSALG; encoded by the coding sequence GTGGGACGACTCTTCGGCACGGACGGCGTGCGCGGTGTCGCCAACGCGGACCTGACGGCCGAGCTCGCGCTCGGACTCTCGGTCGCGGCGGCGCACGTACTGGCCGAGGCCGGCACCTTCGAGGGACACCGGGCGACCGCAGTGGTGGGCCGCGACCCCCGTGCCTCGGGGGAGTTCATGGAGGCCGCGGTCGTGGCGGGCCTGGCCAGCGCGGGGGTGGACGTGCTGCGGGTCGGCGTGCTGCCGACGCCCGCGGTGGCGTACCTGACCGGTGCGCTCGGCGCCGACATCGGTGTCATGCTCTCCGCCAGCCACAACGCCATGCCGGACAACGGCGTCAAGTTCTTCGCCCGCGGCGGTCACAAGCTGGCCGACGAGCTGGAGGACCGCATCGAGGCGGTCTACGAGCAGCACCGCACCGGTGAGCCGTGGAGCCGTCCGACGGGGGCCGGTGTCGGCCGCGTCACCGACTACACCGAGGGCTTCGACCGCTATGTCGCCCACCTCATCGGCGTGCTGCCGAACCGGCTCGACGGCCTGAAGGTCGTCCTCGACGAGGCGCACGGGGCCGCCGCCCGCGTATCGCCCGAGGCGTTCGCCCGTGCCGGGGCCGAGGTCGTCACCATCGGTGCCGAGCCGGACGGCCTGAACATCAACGACGGCTGTGGCTCCACCCATCTGGAGATGCTGCGGGCCGCGGTCGTCGAGCACGGCGCCGACCTCGGCATCGCGCACGACGGCGATGCCGACCGCTGCCTGGCCGTGGACGCGACCGGCGAGGAGATCGACGGGGACCAGATCCTCGCCGTGCTCGCCGTCGCCATGCGCGAGTCCGGACAGCTGCGCAAGGACACCGTGGTCGGCACGGTCATGTCGAACCTCGGCTTCAAGACGGCGATGGAGCGGGAGGGCATCCGGCTCGTCCAGACCGCCGTCGGCGACCGCTACGTCCTGGAGGCCATGAAGGCCGAGGGCTACGCGCTGGGCGGCGAGCAGTCCGGCCACGTCATCGTCCTGGACCACGCCACCACCGGTGACGGCACCCTGACCGGCCTGATGCTCGCGGCCCGGGTCGCCGCCACCGGCCGTACGCTCGCCGACCTCGCCGGGGTGATGCGGCGCCTGCCGCAGGTCCTGGTCAACGTGCGGGACGTCGACAAGTCCCGGGTGGCCACCTCGCCCGAGGTGGCCGCCGCGGTCACCCAGGCGGAGCGCGACCTCGGTGACACGGGGCGGGTGCTGCTGCGCAAGTCCGGTACGGAGCCGCTGGTACGGGTCATGGTCGAGGCCGCCGACATCGAGCAGGCGCGCGCCGTGGCCGGGCAGCTGGCCGACGTGGTGAAATCGGCCCTGGGCTGA
- the coaA gene encoding type I pantothenate kinase, whose product MITSPARSTRRTEHAPTPYLDLTRAEWSALRDRTPLPLTAEEVERLRGLGDVIDLDEVRDVYLPLSRLLNLYVQATSGLRGALNTFLGDAGNGHGEQRGTPFVIGVAGSVAVGKSTSARILQALLARWPEHPRVELVTTDGFLLPMKELEKRGLTSRKGFPESYDRRALTRFVADIKAGKDEVTAPVYSHLIYDIVPDERLVVRRPDILVVEGLNVLQPALPGKDGRTRVGLADYFDFSVYVDARPEDIEAWYLNRFRRLRETAFQNPFSYFRKYTQVSEEEALDYARTMWRTINKPNLLENVAPTRGRATLVLRKGPDHKVQRLSLRKL is encoded by the coding sequence GTGATCACTTCGCCCGCACGGAGCACCCGCCGCACCGAGCACGCGCCGACGCCCTATCTCGACCTGACCCGGGCGGAGTGGAGCGCCCTGCGCGACAGGACACCGCTGCCCCTGACCGCCGAGGAGGTCGAGAGGCTGCGCGGGCTCGGGGACGTCATCGACCTCGACGAGGTGCGGGACGTCTACCTGCCGCTGTCCCGGCTGCTCAACCTCTACGTCCAGGCGACCTCCGGGCTGCGCGGCGCCCTCAACACCTTCCTCGGGGACGCCGGCAACGGTCACGGCGAGCAGCGCGGCACCCCCTTCGTCATAGGGGTCGCGGGGAGCGTCGCCGTGGGGAAGTCCACCAGCGCCCGCATCCTCCAGGCGCTGCTGGCCCGCTGGCCGGAGCACCCCCGGGTGGAGCTGGTGACCACCGACGGGTTCCTGCTGCCGATGAAAGAGCTGGAGAAGCGCGGGCTGACGTCGCGCAAAGGGTTCCCGGAGTCCTACGACCGGCGGGCGCTGACCCGGTTCGTCGCGGACATCAAGGCGGGCAAGGACGAGGTGACGGCCCCCGTCTACTCCCACCTGATCTACGACATCGTGCCGGACGAGCGGCTCGTCGTGCGCCGCCCCGACATCCTCGTCGTCGAGGGCCTGAACGTCCTCCAGCCCGCGCTGCCCGGCAAGGACGGCCGTACGAGGGTCGGCCTCGCGGACTACTTCGACTTCAGCGTGTACGTGGACGCCCGCCCCGAGGACATCGAGGCCTGGTACCTGAACCGCTTCCGCCGGCTGCGCGAGACGGCCTTCCAGAACCCGTTCTCCTACTTCCGCAAGTACACCCAGGTCTCCGAGGAGGAGGCGCTGGACTACGCGCGCACCATGTGGCGGACGATCAACAAGCCGAACCTCCTGGAGAACGTGGCACCGACCCGCGGCCGTGCCACGCTGGTGCTGCGCAAAGGGCCCGACCACAAGGTCCAGCGCCTGTCGTTGCGCAAACTCTGA
- a CDS encoding helix-turn-helix transcriptional regulator produces MHSYNRHQATEALFEAFRNSLQDRGRTALISGPGGSGKTQLLTRFTDFAVASDAMVLRATGTRMESNLSLGVVGQLLRSASLSTDTSERVDRLLNEGSSTVASVGAEMQILNHGHARIFRETCAILVELAKKHPVVIAVDDIQYADEPSLLALLYLQRRIASARIMLVATEWQPMPLMLHPLFLAEFTRQPTFRQIWLGSPSVKDTADLLRSTFVQDIAEATATAFHEASGGSPLLAQSLAADAARELTANPGAPVTPRLDGDNHRYAVVSSLHRWGPPLHPVARALAVLDDHATPTLIAELLGENLNTVQHALTALEATGIVVGERFRHGVYRQAVLEEMPGPVRSSLHLHAARLLDDHGASSLDVAGCLLDVANCLVTPVAPADPWAVQVLHTAAHHALAQSDLYHAAELLEAAHRVSPSEREQATLAAALSRVRSALNPRSVGRLLHPLTSACSTGQLSDRDMATLSGHLLGRGLSSEAAATLGWSTRIHQEADHMTAAELHLTAQWLRYTHPLVNTARSGRAEQGDDPARWITDPVNSTVHDDRRIHYAEQVLQNCVPGHTLIEAVQAAIAIHFYSGRAKHAAEWCRKLVKVARDQGAVEWAATLTAMRADMALRSGDLANADRYARQALTELPAEAWGVGVADPLATLLTALTAMGELGKAEPIAASIMPKGAKETTHWLKFLLARGRYHLAAHRYEVALGDLQTCGALVVSWRVDYPVLFPWRSTLAHVHTRLGQHEQARALLEAQTALPGSHEPWVRGRTLRALAAASEQGKRQVLLREAAELLNDSGDQLELALALADLSNAHDEQNESMKARLMAARAHKVATAVGADALMLRIPPRQILGLSTPEQPATDVSDAIPSQRSVPFTALSDAEQRVAALAASGYSNREIGRKLFITTSTVEQHLTRVYRKLSVKRRRELSLKLAPLLAESPLLV; encoded by the coding sequence GTGCACTCGTACAACCGGCATCAGGCCACAGAAGCTCTCTTCGAAGCCTTCAGAAACAGCTTGCAGGACCGCGGGAGGACCGCCTTGATCAGCGGCCCGGGCGGCAGCGGAAAGACACAGCTCCTCACCCGTTTCACCGACTTCGCCGTGGCGTCGGACGCCATGGTGCTGCGTGCCACCGGCACTCGTATGGAGAGCAACCTCTCCCTGGGCGTCGTCGGCCAGCTCCTCCGTTCGGCCAGTCTCAGCACGGACACGTCGGAGCGTGTCGACCGGCTCCTCAACGAAGGCTCCTCCACCGTGGCCTCCGTGGGGGCCGAGATGCAGATCCTCAACCACGGCCACGCCCGGATCTTCCGGGAAACCTGCGCCATCCTCGTCGAACTGGCCAAAAAGCACCCCGTGGTGATCGCCGTCGACGACATCCAGTACGCCGACGAGCCGAGCCTGCTGGCACTGCTGTACCTACAGCGGCGCATCGCCTCCGCCCGCATCATGCTGGTGGCCACCGAGTGGCAGCCGATGCCGCTGATGCTGCACCCCTTGTTCCTCGCGGAGTTCACCAGACAGCCGACCTTCAGGCAGATCTGGCTCGGCTCGCCGAGCGTGAAGGACACCGCGGACCTGTTGCGCTCCACCTTCGTCCAGGACATCGCCGAGGCCACCGCCACGGCCTTCCACGAGGCGAGCGGCGGCAGCCCGCTGCTCGCCCAGTCCCTCGCGGCGGACGCCGCGCGGGAGTTGACCGCGAACCCCGGGGCCCCTGTGACTCCGCGTCTGGACGGGGACAACCACCGCTACGCCGTGGTCTCCTCCCTCCACCGCTGGGGCCCCCCGCTGCACCCGGTGGCGCGGGCGCTGGCCGTGCTGGACGACCACGCCACCCCGACTCTGATCGCGGAGCTCCTGGGAGAGAACCTCAACACCGTCCAACACGCGCTGACCGCCCTGGAAGCGACGGGCATCGTCGTGGGCGAAAGGTTTCGCCACGGGGTCTACCGGCAGGCCGTACTGGAGGAGATGCCCGGACCGGTACGCTCCTCGCTGCACCTGCACGCGGCCCGGCTGCTCGATGACCACGGCGCCTCCTCCCTCGACGTCGCCGGCTGCCTCCTCGACGTCGCCAACTGCCTGGTCACCCCGGTGGCGCCGGCGGATCCCTGGGCCGTCCAGGTCCTGCACACCGCCGCCCATCACGCCCTCGCACAGAGCGACCTCTACCACGCGGCCGAACTCCTGGAAGCGGCCCACCGGGTGTCACCCAGCGAGCGGGAGCAAGCCACGCTCGCCGCAGCCCTGTCCCGGGTGAGGAGCGCGCTCAACCCCCGGTCGGTGGGCCGGCTGCTGCACCCGCTGACCTCCGCGTGCTCCACCGGGCAGCTCAGTGACCGTGACATGGCGACGCTCAGCGGGCACCTGCTGGGGAGGGGGCTCAGCAGCGAGGCCGCAGCCACCCTCGGCTGGTCCACCCGCATCCACCAGGAGGCGGACCATATGACCGCCGCCGAGCTGCATCTCACCGCGCAGTGGCTGCGCTACACGCATCCCCTGGTGAACACCGCCCGTTCCGGGCGCGCGGAGCAGGGAGACGATCCGGCCCGGTGGATCACCGACCCGGTGAACTCGACGGTGCACGACGACCGCCGCATCCACTACGCGGAGCAGGTACTCCAGAACTGCGTCCCCGGCCACACCCTGATCGAGGCCGTGCAGGCCGCCATCGCCATCCACTTCTACAGCGGACGGGCGAAACACGCCGCCGAGTGGTGCCGCAAGCTGGTCAAGGTGGCACGGGACCAGGGGGCGGTGGAGTGGGCGGCCACCCTCACCGCCATGCGGGCGGACATGGCGCTGCGCTCCGGCGACCTCGCCAACGCCGACCGGTACGCCCGTCAGGCGCTCACCGAACTTCCCGCGGAGGCGTGGGGAGTCGGCGTCGCGGACCCCCTGGCCACGCTGCTGACCGCACTGACGGCGATGGGAGAACTCGGCAAGGCCGAGCCGATCGCGGCCTCGATCATGCCCAAGGGCGCGAAGGAGACGACGCACTGGCTCAAGTTCCTGCTGGCCCGCGGCCGTTACCACCTGGCCGCACATCGCTACGAGGTCGCGCTCGGCGACCTCCAGACCTGTGGAGCGCTGGTGGTCAGCTGGCGGGTGGACTACCCCGTCCTGTTTCCCTGGCGCAGCACGCTCGCCCATGTGCACACCCGGCTGGGTCAGCACGAACAGGCCCGCGCTCTGCTGGAAGCCCAGACCGCACTGCCGGGCTCGCACGAACCGTGGGTCCGGGGCCGGACCTTGCGCGCCCTGGCCGCCGCCAGCGAGCAGGGAAAGCGTCAGGTGCTGCTCCGGGAGGCCGCCGAGCTGCTGAACGACAGTGGCGACCAGCTGGAGCTGGCTCTCGCCCTGGCCGATCTGAGCAACGCGCACGACGAGCAGAACGAGTCGATGAAGGCCCGTCTCATGGCGGCCCGCGCTCACAAGGTGGCCACGGCCGTCGGCGCGGACGCGCTGATGCTCCGCATTCCGCCCCGGCAGATCCTGGGCCTGTCCACCCCCGAGCAACCGGCCACCGACGTATCGGACGCCATCCCGTCCCAGCGCTCCGTGCCCTTCACAGCGCTCAGCGACGCGGAGCAACGGGTGGCGGCCCTGGCGGCCAGCGGTTACAGCAACCGCGAGATAGGGCGCAAGCTGTTCATCACCACCAGCACGGTCGAGCAGCATCTGACGCGCGTATACCGCAAGCTCAGCGTGAAACGCCGCAGGGAGCTGTCGTTGAAGCTCGCCCCCCTGCTGGCGGAGTCGCCGCTGCTGGTCTGA
- the rpsI gene encoding 30S ribosomal protein S9, with product MAETTVETTTEDVAGTDGEETFAEVTTFESEVPVEGEYTSESLAGRFGDPQPAAGLGRRKNAIARVRIVPGSGKWKINGRTLEDYFPNKVHQQEVNEPFKVLELDGRYDVIARISGGGVSGQAGALRLGVARALNEADVDNNRATLKKSGFLSRDDRAVERKKAGLKKARKAPQYSKR from the coding sequence GTGGCCGAGACCACTGTTGAGACGACCACCGAGGACGTGGCGGGCACCGACGGCGAGGAGACCTTCGCCGAGGTGACCACCTTCGAGTCGGAGGTCCCCGTCGAGGGTGAGTACACCTCCGAGTCACTCGCGGGCCGCTTCGGCGACCCGCAGCCCGCGGCCGGCCTGGGCCGTCGCAAGAACGCCATCGCCCGCGTCCGGATCGTTCCGGGCTCCGGCAAGTGGAAGATCAACGGGCGCACCCTTGAGGACTACTTCCCCAACAAGGTGCACCAGCAGGAAGTCAACGAGCCCTTCAAGGTGCTCGAGCTCGACGGCCGCTACGACGTCATCGCCCGTATCTCGGGTGGCGGCGTCTCCGGTCAGGCCGGTGCCCTGCGCCTCGGCGTGGCCCGCGCGCTGAACGAGGCGGACGTGGACAACAACCGCGCCACGCTGAAGAAGTCCGGCTTCCTCTCCCGCGACGACCGTGCGGTCGAGCGCAAGAAGGCCGGTCTCAAGAAGGCCCGTAAGGCCCCGCAGTACAGCAAGCGCTAA